The sequence TCCAAAAGAAGCAAGGCTGAAACACTGAGAAGAGAAAAACATTGCACAAACACATGGCTTCCAATCAGCACAAGTGTATTCCtctaaaattatttttgaatcaGCAATGATATATAGAGGAGAGTTTCTTGAGGCTAAAAGTCTGCTGGATGATGTGGACACACGCAACTGACTCAGAGGTATTGTGCAACTTGGTGCTAGTGCATAATGGCTGGAGTCAGTGACAGTGCCAGTGCAGGTAACAGGCCTTCTCAAGCAAATGCTGAATATTACCCCAACCCTTACCATTTGCTCAGTCTGGTGAAGTAAGGCAAGGGTGCTGCAACTAATTTGTACTCAAATATTTTAGGCATCGTGGATTAATAACTGATTAGTAAATTATTGCTGTGTGCTAGTGTAGTTTttggaatggaaatgtgttgctggagaagcgcagcaggtcaggcagcatctagggaacaggagaatcgacgtttcgggcattagcccttcttcagtttttgGAATGGCAACTCTCAATCAGGGAAGTGCGTAACAGAGCTTTCAACGACAGATGACAAGAGGTGAGGAAGATCGCCGAGCAGGGGAGCTTGAGCAGTTTTAGCAGATCCCTTCCTGAAGGCAAGAATGGCAGTGTCAGAAGGAGGCCtcatggggagagggagagacaaaCAAAGGATTTCCTCAATTAAGTATGTTCTACAGACTTAATTCCATGTAAGTTTACTGTTTCTCTACTTAAATTTGATTCCCCTTCTTTGTTTGTAAATATCTGATGCCAGTAAAATAAAGAATGCTGCTTCATGAGCTTTAGGCCATCTGTGTGCCTTAAATTTCACATTAAACTAGTTCAACTTAAAAACCCAAGCTTCTGTTTGGAAGTTTTacaactaaaaacaaaaattgtccaTATCACATGTGTGGCTTTAAAGAGGTTAATTTGTCCTGTATATATTTTTTTGAAGAGAGTTGTTTAAGATGGAGGTAATGAGCATCAGGGATAATATAGACATCTTGGGAGCCTAGGCTTTTGTTtcacagcctgaatgggtgtggccagctctcacagatcaggatttcAGGGTTGTAGtttttcagtaacatcagaagctattggggtctcaacagagttagAACTTCAATGAATGGCTCCTGGCTTGCTCCTGtcttgaggttttttttccctccttgaTTAGAAAACtacatgtaagaatctgtgtctgaattttctatttttgctcaGGGGTGTGTTTGCGGGATATTAtgatattggaacaattaattagattagattttctacagtgtggaagcaggccctttggcccaacaagtccacaatgcccctccgaagagaaacccatccaaacccattcccctaccctacatttacccctgactaatgcacctaacactgtgggcaatttagcatggccaattcacctgacctgcacatctttggattgtggaaggaaaccggagcacccggaggaaacccacgcagacacgggaagaatgtgcaaactccacacagacaggtgggaatcgaacccaggaccttggtgctgtgaggcagcagttgctAACTGCTGAACCACCGTTCCGCCCATAGTTCCTGTATATATTATTCTGTTAACATTACATACTGTGATATCATGTCACTATCTTAAAGGAACAAGTTTGCCTGGGCTGGAATCCATGGCATATTATAACacacctggttcactcatgtcctttaggaaagcaagtctacaactgttgccaGATTCGCAGACCCACCTCAATGTGTTTGACTTTTGATTGTCCTCTGAAGTAGCCTAGCAAGCCACCTAGTTCTTTCAAACAACTGCAGAAATGTTGAACGAGACATACTGCAGTAttccaagaaggtagctcacatCCATTTTCTCAATAACAATCAGGTGGGTCAATAAATACAGGTCACGCCAGCAACATCAATGTCCATTGGGGCAATGAATATAAATCATACCAATGACCCGATAGGTGGGGACGACAAGAGATGTTATTTTATGTTGAACTTCTATTTATCAACAACTCAACCTAAGTTGGGTTTGTCTGGTGGGACTTTCATGGTCTGAATCACTCAAAATTACAGGACAAGTAATACATTGTGTGATTTTGAGTGAATCAGACCATGGAAGTCCCACAGACAAACCAAACTTAGGTTAAGTTGCTGATAATCAGAAGTTCAACTTAAATTAACATCTCCTGTCATCCCCGCCCTCACAAACAATCCTGTTTCCGTTGAATTGAAATGCTAATACAATCTTTACCCACCCTTCTTGCCTACAGCTCCTGTAGACTCATCAACTAATAGTTCACAAAGCACTGTGAATGACAGCTCTCAGAGGAGTCTATCACACGAAATGGCAGAGGAGGAGAGAGTCAATGGTAATGGTAACGTATCCAGGAGAGACTCTTACTAGTGGGGACAGAGAAATATGGTCTGAACTGCTCCCCCAGGCATCACTAGAATCAGACAGCAGCTTAAAAAATGGCACTCTTATCAAATCAGTCTGTGTGACAGTACTATTAGCAGCTTCTGCCTTTCTAGGGCTGAAAAATGACAAAGTTCACCAAATGTGAGCATCATGCTTCTGCGCTGCTTGACTGTCCCTACCATCAACTCCACTCTTTAGAATGCAGCCAACTTTGTCTTTCCCCTTTCGCCCATTTCTGAGAAAGGGGTTTGGCCCTGGGGGATATTACAGAGGGTGAAGGGGAACAACCACGGTTCTTCTAGTGACTGTTGTGGCCTTGATAAGTCATTGGTACGCTGGTCTAGAAACCATTGTCCACACTGTTAGCCCCACTGCATGGCAATTTATCCTGCCCCAGGATGTATTAGAAGACAAAGAACTGAGATTTAAATTGTGATATTttgggaagtgtggatgtacacTAATGCGTGTCTTTGTGTACACCAGTCGgtgaaaatagacaggcaggtgcAGGAAGCAAATGGATACCAAATAGTACATCAGCCCTCATTTCAAAAAGCTTTGAGTTCAGAAATCAGAATGTCATATTGCAGTTATACGGGGCCAAAGTGAgacctcacctggaatattgcttgcagttttggtctccctcccaAAAAAAAGATATATCTACCATAGAgggaggtttaccaggctgatatCAGGGATGGCAAGACTGTAGTATGCAGAAAGATTCACCATATAGACCCAATTGAACTAAAATTTAGAAGGATCTGATTGAaaagtataaaattctaacagggttgAACAGACTAGATACAGGGATTCCAGAACCGGGGACATGGTCTTAGGGTACAAGGTAGATCATTTCGCATCAAGGTGACGAAACATTGCTTCACTCAAaggagtggtgaacctgtggaattctccaccaccgtaagctgtggaggccaaatcactgaatatattcaagaaagagagagataaaattTTGGATTTTAAAGACATCAAGGGGTTTAGGAGAAATTGGGAATGTGGTGTTGAGATAGACAGTCAGCCGTGAgcacactgaatggtggagcaggatggAAGACCCAAATGACTCACTCCTGCTCCTGGATTCTACATTTCTATGAATTTCTTTGGAGCTGGGATTGCAATGCTGCTGTCATTTCACAGGGGTATTGCATGAGCAGCATTATCTAAGTGATTGGGGGATTCCATCGTATTGCTGTTGATGTTAGTAACGTTGCAGAAGCAACTCCAAGAAATCTTCCAGTAAAGGAAAGAGCAGTACTTACTTTCACTCTTTAATTATCCGACATTTAGGATTCTGAATATTCTTTGCTCCATTTGTTCTCTTCCcctcatttttgtttcagatgaaGGAGCTGAGCACGAGTAGGATTCACTTTGGCGTTGAGATCATGATACAAGTGAAAAGGGAGGAAATTGTTATAAGAAGTAGAGACAAAAGATCATTCTGTACACACGCACACAACTGAATTGGCCTAGCGCATTCCAGAATCTAACTTGTTGTAGGTCATCAAGATTCACTACTCCAGGAAAGAACATCCATGTACAATGTGGTGCCACAGAACAAAAGGCATTTGAGTAAGCTACTGGAGCCTGGTATGTGCCTGTGGATCAATAATCCAGCAAAGACATCAAGTggagacagacagaaaaatggcaagaaaacaaaaaatacttcTGCCATCACAATGACAACAGAATTTGCAGCATAAATTCTGTCTGAAGGCTGATTGCGCAGACAATACATTCTTCTTTTACAACAGTGGTATTTCTATGAATTTAAAATCAcatcattacaaaaaaaaattgattaatttGTTTTGCTATATTCAATATTGTCAGACATTCCATTTGACTGAGAAGCGATTGATTGCAATAAATTGTTAACACAACTTCAATTGCTAGCCTTCTGGAATATTTATGTTAATGTTTTGTTCAGCTGGGCCTGACAATTCCAAAGAAAATAGGAAGACAATGTCATGTCTGCAGAGTTTTTGCCTGCAACCATACCACTATATTTATAATGCCACATAGTGGCTGCCCAACATAATAATTCTTCTTCAGATAACCACATTACCTTGAGTTAAAGCcaaagtgattttaattttcaagcCTGACGGAAACCTCCTTTAAGAGCCTGAATTGTCAATTTGGCTTAAAGAATGTGATTTACTCTCTTCAACAATTGCAATATTACACACTATCCGTAAATCTGTTAATATGTGCAGTTAATCCATTATCTCCCTGAAGGGATATTTTTGGTGTGCACAACTTTGTCAAATGTAACTTTAGTGAAAATAACGTCACAGCAAAGAATGAGAACTGAAGCCAGTAAACACTACAAAACATACTTTTGACAGGAAAAGACATTTATTTATCTGTTTTCAGAATAGCAAAGTGGTGTCCACATCATCGGTAATGATACTGTTAAAGTTATAGTCTAAATCCAAACATATGAATTAACAAGATAACGCAAACATCTTTACTATTAGGCTATTAGTAAATGAACAGTAAATTGCTGGTAGAAGAGACCATCTCAGCAGAGAATTTGAATGATAAATCTGAGCAGACAAGCTCACATTAATATCTTGAATGCAGAGCAAAATGAACATCAGTTCTAAATGACGTTAGAGAATATTTTATTTACAATTTTCACGAGAACCACAGAATTCATCAACTTATGTTAAAGGAGAGAATATTTACAAACTATAGAATCTCCCAGTTACAGTGAAATGTAGTCACGAGCCTCAGGTTTATATATGAATAAGTAGCGTCAATCCATTTTCTTTAATTGGAATGAGAGCTTGTGTTCAGACCAAGTTCAGTCTTTCAGAAGTTTCATTCCTAGTTAGTGTCGGAATCTTGAATCGTCATGGTATTCCTGGAATGAATAGAATGAAGACAAACTGAGTTGTTGATGATCGTGATCATAAGACAGTTTCTGACACAAATTCCCAGTATATACTCACATTTGAAGACACGTCAAGTGATGTTTCTGATGACTTAATActcaactgtttaaaaaaaaagattcacttGGTTATTGAAGGAAATCAATGACATACCTATCAACTGTTATTGAGTATTTAAATTATCTTTAAACCAAAGATTTCTCTGATTGTTAAACTATAAATGCAGAAATTTTAACCGTTTAAATTTGTAGACTCTGTGCATACATTTAATAGCTTAAAAATACAGAGCTGCCTCACACTTTAATATGACGCAGCTGAATCCAAGTTTCAACAGTTTATTTGCATCAGTAATTATTTGAGAATCTCAGATTAGGCtcacatttttagattagattccctacagtatggaaaggggccctttggcccaacaagtccataccaactctctgatGAGTAActcattgctctacatttacccctgactaatgcacctaacattatgggcaatttaatgtggtcaatttacctgacctgcatatctttgggattatgggaggaaacccacacagacatggggagaatgtgcaaactccacacagtcacccggaggcaggaatcaaacttgggcccctagtgctgtgaggcagcagtgctaaccactgaactaccgtgcCACCCCCTGTTTAGCGAGTTCTCCAGTAATGTTTCTGTTGACTTGCTTTTGACCTGGAATATCCAGATTTATATGCTTAGCATTTTCAAAACAATGTTGATTTTTTTAGAATCAGCTGTAAACCAAAAGTTTGAACGATATCAGATTATAAATgaggaaatgaaaacattttgaagtTCGGGATTTGGATTCAGTTACTCTGTGATGAAGTGGATAATTCCTCTCCATACAATTACTGTTCTCCAGTAATCAATACAGCCctggtagagttgtggatggCTAGAGTTTAATTTATAATAATGACAGAAATGTGGGCTCAACTCCTGCACCAGCTAAGGTAATTCTTGTCACCCACTTCCTCACCCTGCCTCATGGTGTAAAGCACAATTAGCAAGTCCTAGTCCATGAGGGtgtgaaatgaagagaaaattaGATAATTATCTGACAAAATACCTCATCAATGCTCAAATTTGGAGAGTCCTCGAGTGATGTCTctgctgatttgcttttccactgGAATAAAATATTCATATTTTTAAGTTTAGGATTTTGTAAATAATCTTGATTTTTGTAATCATCTTCCAACAAAAGGTTTAACTAATATTATAAATAGGAAGTGTAAACAGTTGAAGTTTCCAGGTCAGGATTGAGTGACTCAGTGCTGAAGTAGAGAAGTTCTGACCAGCCTTCTCTGGTTCTGCGACCATGAGACAGTGTAGCTATGATGTTGATGGATAGGTTAATGGAGGCTGCTATTCTGCACCAATTCAGATTTGTGCTGAATGGGCAGGTCCCTCCAGCACTGACCAGTGATTTTGTGTCTGCTACTGACGGAAATGTAAGAGTAACTGTCCTCCTAAAGGTATTGTTTGTACCTGTCCAGCTGTGTGAATGTTCAGCTGATTTTGTCTTCAGTAGGCTTTCTCTGAGTTTGTGTTTCAGCATCAGACTGTGGACAACTCCACCCCCTCACATACCTACCCCACAGTATCTCAACTTAAAATAAAGTGCCATCTCACTTGCCATTCTGACACGAGAGTTTTACATTTTTCATAATTCTGCTCaagaaaatatttttacaattttCCCTGTTATACTCACATCCAGTGATTCTTCAGTTGACATctgttttgatttggttttgacctatattaaaaaattaatattttttataTTTAGCTCAGTAAATCAACAAAAAATTTGATAGCCTATCTCAAATGATAAAACTTCAATTGTCCTGTTGAGTATAATTGTGAGGTTACCTCAATActgttttcatttgtttctgATGAGTCACTGTtgctgtccaccatcttcaacccTCGACACTCAACATCAACGTCAACAACCTCATCGGCAAAATACTCAACATGGCTTGTGCA comes from Chiloscyllium plagiosum isolate BGI_BamShark_2017 chromosome 7, ASM401019v2, whole genome shotgun sequence and encodes:
- the LOC122551982 gene encoding secreted phosphoprotein 24-like isoform X2, whose amino-acid sequence is MKAFLLTIAAVQIVHCSGIPSPKDALRVSVIKLNQITKTSNLCGITRRRVKDIYRTGKLSYNVDLTFSVKETVCSKNSGLEFDDPSCYFHPKMTAVKGLCTSHVEYFADEVVDVDVECRGLKMVDSNSDSSETNENSIEVKTKSKQMSTEESLDWKSKSAETSLEDSPNLSIDELSIKSSETSLDVSSNEYHDDSRFRH
- the LOC122551982 gene encoding secreted phosphoprotein 24-like isoform X1; protein product: MKAFLLIIAAVQILHCSGIPSPKDALRVSVIKLNQITKTSNLCGITRRRVKDIYRTGKLSYNVDLTFSVKETVCSKNSGLEFDDPSCYFHPKMTAVKGLCTSHVEYFADEVVDVDVECRGLKMVDSNSDSSETNENSIEVKTKSKQMSTEESLDWKSKSAETSLEDSPNLSIDELSIKSSETSLDVSSNEYHDDSRFRH